ACAGCGGGACCAGGTTGCAGGTGATTTCGTAGCCATGACCACATTGCCCGGGATCACCAAAACATCCCTTCGTCAGAGCTTTGCGGCTAGCTACCGAAGCACATGGCAAGCGAGTTTAAATTACAACCGGACTTTTGGTGATCATAGCATCGGTGTGTTAGGTTTATATGAATATGCAAAAACTCATGGTAATCAATTTGGTGCCGGGGCAAGTAATTTTCCGATCAGTATTATTCAGGAAATAAACTATGGTTCGGCTTCCCAGGAAGATATTATCAAGTCTACAGGTTCCAGTGATGCGGAATCTGCACGGGCGGGATTTGTGACGCGACTGAATTATGCTTTCCGCGATCGTTATTTAGTGGAGTTGGTGTCGCGTTGGGACGCCTCCGCTAACTTTGCCAAGGAAAACCGCTGGAAATCTTTTCCGGCCATTGGATTGGGCTGGGTTGTCTCAAATGAGTCCTTCTTTAAGGAAGCTGTCCCTTTTGCAGATTTCCTTAAATTAAAAGGATCTATTGGGCGTACTGGCAATGATCGTGCGCAGGTGGGTAGTTTCCCTTACATTAATACCCTTTCGCAAAATACAACACCAGTCATTGTCATAGACGGCAAACCGGTCAAAGCCTTATATACCAATGCACCTCAAAACCCACTATTGAAATGGGAAGAATCCACCACATCCAATGTTGGATTTGAATCACGGTTTTTAAATGGAAAATTTGGTTTTGATTTCGAATGGTTCTACCGTTATACTTCCGGTATTCTGGGACAGGTAGGAAACCTTTATCCAGCGTCGATGGGTGGTTATTTTCCGAGTTTGGCCAATATTGGCGAAGTTGATAATCGCGGTTTTGATGCTCAATTGCGTTATAACGACCGTTTTGGTGAATTCAAACTGGGCGTAACCGGCAATATCAACTGGGCGAAAAACAGGTATCTGAAACTGGATGAAGCGAACGGTATCCCTTCTTGGCAGAGTCTCATTGGCAAACCTATCGGAACAAAAATTGGATTTGTCAAAGAGGGGATGGTACAGACCTGGGAGGAAGCACGCAATACACCTTCACCAAGTTCGGGATTTATGGCGCCCGGTTTTTTCAAATTTAAAGATTTGAATGGTGACGGCCGGATTACCCGAACAGATGATATGACCTATATTGGACGCTCCAATGTACCTGAATTAACATTCGGTTTGAATTTCGATATGGCTTATAAAGGCTTCGACTTTTCAGCATTGTTGCAAGGTGCTGCACGTGTTGATGTTGCCCTAGCAGGAGCCTACGAAGGATCGTCCGGAACTTCAGGGGTAGAGGATAATACACCTTTTACGCGACCTTTTTATAATTATGGAAACTCCCCTTATTTCTTGGTTGAAAACTCATGGCGCGAAGACAATCCGAATGCCGAATTTCCACGAATGAGTGCCTATAAAGCAACAGGCATGTCGACGAACAATGCAAATGCCAATTCAGGATGGATCAGAAAAGGAGATTATCTGCGGCTTAAATCCGTGCAGTTGGGCTACACTTTCCCGAAAGGATTGCTGAATGCAGCTAATATTGAACAGGTACGCGTGTTTGCTTCGGGCTCAAACCTTTTCACATGGGATTACTTGAAATACCTCGATCCCGAAATGCCAAATGTCAATAATGGATTTTATCCGCAGCAACGGATTTTTGAATTTGGTTTAAGCGTTACTTTTTAATCTCCTAAAAATTATTATTACAGATGAAATCAACTCTATATACCAGCTGTCGGCAGCTTTCATTTTTAGGCCTGTTGTTTATGGCGTTGGAAGGTTGTTCTGTCGATCTAATTCCACAGGACCGGATCGCAGAAGAGAAAGTATGGGCTGACCCCAATTCGGCAGAACTATATGTGTCGGGTATCTATGCTGAATTTAAAAAATTCCAGTTTGGTCAATTTCCCAATTTAGGCTATGACAACGCAATGGATGCCTTAGCCGATGGAATGAAATTTACCTCAAATACGGCTGGGAATGGTACCGTCAATATTCTTGTATCCAACTCAAACCAGTTTTCTTCCGCAAGTGTGGGCCTGAATTATTGGGCGAGCGGATATGAACGTATCCGTCGTATCAATGAAATGATCAATGGGATTAATACCAAGTCGAGCCTTTCCGATGCGCAAAAACAGGTTTATGAGGCTGAGGGCAGGTTCGTGAGAGCATATGCTTATTTCTGGCTGGTAAAGATCCATGGAAGCGTGATTCTATTCAAGAGTATGGATCAGTATACTGAAAAAGATCACGAACGCTCGAGTGAGGAAGCCGTTTATGATTTTATCCTGGAGGATCTCCAATATGCGGTGGATCATCTTCCGCTCAACAATCTTGCTGGCCGGGCTACCCAGGGCGCGGCCTATACCTTGATGGCACGTGTAGGACTGTATGCAGGCTCTATTGCTAAATATGATCTCAAGCAGTTCAATCAGGATCCTTTGACGGGCATTTCACAGGCGAGGAGCGCGGAGTATTTTAAAAAATCAGCCGATGCAGCGCAAAAAGTCATCGATATGGCTAATGGGGGACTCTATGCCTTGGACGATAATTTTGCAAGCATTTTTACCAATAAAAATACAAAGGAAGCAATCTTTCGGGTAGATTTTGCAGCACCTGATGTCACGCATCAATACGACCTGGGCTATGCCCCACCTCGAGATGCTCCGGGTAATACATTGGTTTATGGTGTACCAACGGCTGAATTGGTCAATGAATTTGAAATGGCTGACGGATCCAAATTCTCCTGGCAGAATGCTGCGCAGGCAGCGGCTCCCTATACAAATCGTGAACCTCGTTTCTATGCGACGATCTTATACAATGGTGCAACCTGGAAAGGAAGAACACTGAATACGTCGACGACCGATGCGATAGAAGGATTTACAACATTTGGCGCGAGTGGTGACCCCAAACGTACCGTTACGGGATACTATGTACGCAAAATGCTTGATCCTACAAATACGACATTCGTTCAAAATAAAAGTACACAAAGCTGGATCGAAATGCGCTATGCCGAGGTCTTGTTGATTATGGCGGAAGCGAAAGCGCAATTGGGCGATTTTGCCTCAGCGACAACCTACATCAATCAGCTCCGCCAGAAACGTGGACTTAATGCTCTTAGCCTTGCCAACAATAATCAGGCAATGGCCGCTGTAGAGCATGAGCGTAAAGTTGAACTCGCTTTCGAGGGACACCGTTTTTGGGATTTGCGCCGTTGGCGAAAAGCTCACATCCTGTTGGATAATGTGAAGTTTACAGGGCATAAGATCAGTCCGAACGGAACAGGATTAACATACGAGGTTGTCTCAGCAGACGCAACCAACAGAAGTTTCAGTACAAAATTATATTATCTGCCCATACCTGAAAATGAAGTGCAGTTGAATGGTGCGTTGACTCAAATTAAAGGTTGGTAAAAATAATAAAGACTAACAATGGACAAAATAAAATTTTATAGTTTATGGGCCTGTGCGATCCTTTTGGGAGGATGTCAAAAACCTAATTATCTGGAGCGGAATGTGAAAAATCAATTGATGGATTTTTACGCTACGATTGATGGGAAAGGGCAAGATCGACTTTTTCTGAGTACGATCAGCAACGATACGGTGTATTTGCACGTAGATTATTATTATCCGATCGATTCGGACAATGAAGTAGATCTTTCGCGACTGATGTTGCGTGCTTCCGTTCCAGCTGATGCCCAGGTGACGCCGGGATTAAATGGATTTACAGACTTGACGGCACCCAAGAAAATTACTGTCACCTCGGGAAACGGTGACGCAAAGGACTATGTGGTCATTGCCGAGAAGAAAGGCAATACGGATATTTCGGGAGTCAAAATTACATTCAAAGACAGCGAACAAAAGGTCAATGAGGTTGAGGGGATCCTAAACGGGAATACGGTGACGTTTTATGTGGTGCCGGGCATGGATCTTTCACAATCTACGCTGAGTTACGTTATTAATAAGCATTCCAGTGGTTCAATAGCAAGCGGTGGTCAGGTCAATTTGGCAAACGGTGCAGAAGTACCCCTGACGATTTCTGGAGCCGGAAATATCAAGCGGCAGCTCAAATTGGTTGTTAAAGAACCTGTCAAACTTGAAAAAGGGGTGGGCATTAGTCGGCGCTTGTTCCTGAAGAAAGCGGCAGACTTGGGCTTCACTGCAAATAGTGAAACGTCCTGTTTTGTGAGTGGCGATTACTTGGTGATTGTGAGCCGGACTTCACCATCTGTATTTAAGGTGTACAACCGTTTCACAGGAGCTTATTCCCATAACCTAACAAATCCTTTCCCGGCAGGTCGCTTGATCTTCCAAGGTGTGAGCGATGAAAAAGGACGATTTATGCTAGGAACTTATACGCCGAATGGACAGAGCTTTGTGTTATACAAATACAAAGATGTTTTTGATACCAGTCCTGTCAAGTTATTGGATCTACTTTATAGCAAACCTGCTGCGGTAGCTGCCGGCGATGGCAATATCGGTCGTAAACTTAACTGGGTAGGGGATATGGACGGAAACGGTCAGTTACTTGCTTCGGTTGCAACCAGTCGTTACCTACTGCGTTGGACAGTCGAAAATGGCCAGATAAAATCTACCGCTGCCGATGTCCTGGAATATAAGGATGGTGCGGCATCATTAGGCTTTCTACCGGAATATCTTCCTTTAGGGGTCGGCGCTAACGCCGAACTGATCGCGAGCACTAACGCCGAACTTGCTTATGTTTCGGGAAGTACATGGGGGCGGCTAGCAGCATTCCCGGCAATTACCGGTACTGCCATGAATGGTGGTATCGCCTTTCAGCGTTTTAACAGTGCAGATATTTTGGCTCAGGTCAAATTGTTTGGAAGCAATGAGATCGGGCAGATGTATGTCTATGATATTAGCGATCGAGCCCGCATTGGTACCACACTGAGTTCACCTACCTATAACCAATTGCGTGTTTATGAGTCGGAACTGTTTACTGGCGGTACCAACGGTAATGCAACCAGCGACATCTGTATGGGAACCTCAGAAAATGGACAAAGGCTTCAGGTGTATATGTTGACAACCTTTGGTTATCTCGTTGCGCAGGAGTTTACAATTTATGCCGATTCAAATTAAAATAATCGTTCCTTCATGCAGCTTGTGTTGCAGTGGAGGAACATTGTATTCATTCGTAAAAAAATAAAATTATGAACAAGCACATCAAAACAAGCTTATTGTTGATGTTAGGTTTAGTTTCGTGTAAAGTTGGATTTGCACAAAAAAATGATTTAAGTAGCGTGTCCAAAAAGATTGTCAGCGCAAATAAAGGCGATATCGTCCTGTTGGAGGATTTTCTAAAAACGGACTTTCCTAAGTTGCCTTACACAAAGACCGTATTACCGGGACCGCAGTATATCATATCTGATGATCCCGAGTATATTCGTGTTCCTGAGGCTATTGCATTACAGGAGACGGTTGACCCTGGGGCTGTTAGGTTGTATGTGTATAACGTCAATGGTGTTAAAGAACCACAAAAAATGCCGCGTAAGATTTCAGCGGTCATTAAAAATCTAGGCCATGAAAATATGCATTTTCGCATGCTGAAGTATGCCTCACAAAAACCGAGTTCAAACTATTTTGAAATTGGAAAGAAGGGGCTTGAGGACTACTTTTTATCTGCTGTAAACAATCAGGTGAAAGTGCTTAAACCAGGAGAAGTAATGGCTATCGATGAAAAACTGGAAAAACAGCTGGTACAATACGATGAACTTGTCCATGGATTTTATGAGTTTGTGGTTGACCAGCCGGCGCAGATCGCTGTCATTCAATTTGCTCCAGATGAGTCTGGGCCAAAAGTGTTTCCGCGGATCAAGACCTTGATTCCTCATAGTCACGCAAACGCTGGTCGCGGTATTTTTCCGATTTCTAATTATCAGATTAATCCGACTGATACGCTCGATACCAAAAAAGGAGCAGTGCAGCTGATTGTGGCCGACGGGCAGGACGATCCATGGATCACGGGAACGATTGGTGCGAAAAAAGAATTTGCCAAGAATGCCGGAAACTATGGTGTGCTGTATAAAACAAAGATCAAATGGAAGAGTACAGACGGAAAAGGATTAGCTTTGGTTAGCTGGAACAGCCGTTCTGGAGACAACCAATGGTGTGGTGGCATGGGACTGACCATGGAACTTGTGGGTAAAGATGGTCAAAAGACCGTGATGCAATATCCCAAAAATGCGCTGATTACAAAAGGTTATCCAGAGGCAATTCTCATCGAAACTTATTGGCCCGACCCAAAGAAGGAAATACAGGAAATTGAATTTACCTATTCTCCTCCGGGAGCTTCCTGTCTACCGACCCCATTAATTTTTGTACCCATTGATCCCAAGAAATAATGAAACATATACTCTTACTTTTTTTACTAGGCTTGACCGCCTGTAGTGCAAAAAATGAATTTGTTAAACCAGAATTTCCGGTTGTAGGTGTTGATGGGAATGAGTATCTCAAGAATGAGGTGCGTCCGGCTTCTTCAAAAGCTTGTTTTCAAGGAGCCTACTATCGAAAAGTTGTTTCCAGTACGGATGTTTGGGTTGGAATCAAAGCCGAGGTTACCTTGCCAAAGATGGAATTTGATCCAGCGCGTTTGAATCCGAGCAAACCAAAGCAATACCTGGATAATCCCTCTGTTTATATGGGTGGTAACATGGGGGGACAAGAAACGGATATTGGTCTTACTTGGGAAGTTATTAAAGATGAAAAAGGAAATGTGACAGAAGACAGGCGGGCTTTTCGACCGTTTTTACGAAGGGCGGCACACAGCTCTGGTCAAGTAAGTCTTTACCAAAATGCACCAGCACAAGACGAATATTATTGGTATCCTGGCGAAAAGGTGCTGATGACATTGGAAATTGTTGGTCCAGGCATATTAAAATTTGCTATACAGGGTAACGGCAAGAAATATGAAGCTACGTTTGAAAGTGCTGGATATACCCTAGGTGGATTGGGTGAGTTTAAGCGGGTGAACGCTATCGATCAGGTGGCCAATGAAGGCAAACCTGTAAAGGCAACAAAAACGAAAGTATTGGAAGCGATTTGGTCCTACAGCACTTTACTCCGCTATGATGCAAAGCAAGTGATCGAAGTGCCTATGCATGCGGGACGAATGACGCAGATGGCTTGCCCAGCGGCACAATATTTTAAAATCCAACAGAATGCTGCCAACCTCAAAAAAGGAGGGGAGACTGTTGTGATTAATGGGGACGGTTTTTAAGATTGTTCAAAGAAAAGTATATTGGGTTGAAAGCCGGTTTTAAGTAACTGGCTTTCAATGTTTCTAACTACGATTAGTTTTTCCTATTCGTATTGCTAAAGTCCTGTTTAACCGATTTAGTGAATGATAAAAAATGCTTTTTTTAAAGTTTTATTTTGTTTATACAAAGTTATTTTCTATTTTAGTGTTGCCCATTCAAGGGCACTTTTCATAAAATAGGTTAATAATATGGCTAAAACACCCGGGGTACCCCATGCTTTCGGGTGTTTTTTTTTATTAATTATCACCTTCTAATGGGCCCTATATATTGGGGTATACCAAAATTATATCATCAATATTTTTTATTTCGATACAGCATCTACATGTTGTTACATAAGCATAATTTTTTCACTTTTTTTTCTTCAATTTTCAACAAGATTACCTTATGATCAAAGCGCAACCAAATCTTGCGTTATCACAGTGCTTGTTCAGTGCTTGTTCAGTGATCGTTCAGTGCTTATTCAGTATTGATTCAGTAAGCACTGACTAATCATTGAGCGACTACTGTATTAAAAATGAATGAAAACTGTTATTGCCCGGAATTTAGTGTTTGATTGTTTCAGTTTTAATCACTATATTGGATATTTATAGTTCTTTGATTGTGGCAATCATTAAAAAGATCGTCGATGCCATAAGGATGAATAAGGTTGCGTGTTATAGATGATCTTTCTTTAAGTATTAATAGCATATCTTATTTTTAACTTTTTTTTGCGTAGGCTCCCTTAGCATTGTATCGTGTTGTTGTTCTTATTTTTATGTATGCTGGGTTAGGAATTTTGTATATATTTGAGAAGAATCTAAAGGCCATTGTCCGACGGGTAGATGAGTGAGAAGTGCTTCATCAGAAGTGACTATTAATTGTTTAAATTATGAAATATCTGTTCCTGTTGTTGTTAAGCATTTGTTTTTTGTCAAGTTGTGACAAAGAGGATGCTGATATTGACGCTACAGAGATTGATGGAATAGCAATGGGCAAAAGGTATCATTTTGAAGGACGTTCTGTTGGCTTTTCTGTGACTCAGTTTTATGTAGATGGTACGGTAGACAAGAATTTCTATTTGGGCACGGTCTGGGGATTGAAAGACACGACGCCGCAGCTAAAGTTAACCACTCTTCGCTCTTATTATAAACCTTTTAAAAACACAGTTTCATCCACACAGCCAACTTTACCTTCGATTCGTATTATCCCAAGTTATGATGCTATTCGAGCTTTTGCAAAGAAAAGCAGGGGCGAACCAGCTGTTTTGGAGCAATCTTCTGTAGGCGCGTTTTTCGACTATAGGGCGATACGTTATCATCTCAATAACAGCCCTGACGTAGATAGTGTGCTGAAGTTGATTCGCCATCACGATTCGACCACAATAAAGAGGGCAAACAGCTTACTATTGCGTCGGGAAAATATTGCATTTAGCCTTCAAGTTGATCTAGCGGATTATGTAAAGGGTTTTAACAAGGAGGAAGTTGAAAAGTTAAAAAAGACTGGATATCATCCGTATTATGTTTCATCCGCAAATTACGGTACACATTCCATTGTAATGGGAGAAAGCGATTTTCCGCGTGGTGATCTGAAAAATGTCCTGGAAAAATTACTTTACAACCAAGAACTGACCGAACTGGATAAAGCGATTTTAAATGGTTCAGACGTATTAATATATCTGCGCGGCGGACGACAAAAAGGTTTTATTAGACGAGCAACAGGTCTCAACCCCATTAAAAAACTTGTTGCAGATTATAAAAATGAACTTGAATTGCAACAGCATAGCTATGATTATCCTATTAGCTATAGTCTAGGTGATCTCAATTCTTATGGACACCTAAAATTTTGGTATTCTTATGATTTTCTTGTACGGGAGGAGAAGGAGTGAATTTGAGTTTAGTCCTGCTCTTAATCCATTGAAGTGCAATAGCACTTGGTTCATCCGAGGCTGAAAGGTTTGTGTTGTGATCTAGTGCTGGGAATAGGCAATACTCGAACGGTTTTCCCTGCGCTTTCAATGCATTGAGACGTTCTATGGATAAGCCTACCGGTATTTGAATATCCTGCGAACCGAACAGCCAAAGTCCAGGTGCAGCTGTCGTTTTTAGCGATGCGACTGGATCGGTATTGATAAATTGATAACGGTCTGGATCATTCATCACATGTTGACGAGCCTCAGTTTCCGTATGTTTATCCCAAAAGTCTTTTCTTCCGTTTGTGAAAAACTGAAATCGGAGCTGTTCGCGTGCCGGAATTACTGCACCACTATACAAGACAAAAAAGTCGATCAATGGATTTTTGTTGGCCGCCAACGGGATGATCCATCCTGCTTGACTAAATCCCAACAGTCCGATTGGAATATTCGGGTTGTCCAGTTGTTGACGGAAAGTTGTTACAGCCTCCTGTGCATCTTTTGCAAGCAGGTTGAGGTTAGCGGAGTCAATATTATTTGTACCAACCTCAGGGCCCGCATAGATTCCCTCCGATTTTCCAACCCCGCGTTTGTCATAGGTAAATACAGCGATACCATTTCGGGCTAAAAATGAAGCGAACTCCGTCATCCTTTTCTCTTGCCCAGAGCCGTGAACAAGGACAATGGCCGCACGGGCATGTTTAGGCTGAAGTATGGAACCTGCCAATTGAATGCCCTCACTCCCAAATATGATATCTTTTGTTAACCAATCTGATTGTTGGGCTTTTGCATTCTGTGGATAGGGTATAAAATATAGAACCATCAACGATAGCAGCATGTTGAATCTGATCCTTTTTACCGAAATGAGCTTCGACGGAAAATAGTCTAATAAATGGATCTTAGGCATAAGAATTTCTCTGTTATATTTGTTGTTATCGAAGTTAATCACTTGAACTTTAAATAATTTGTTTTTTAGGCGGACTGTTCATTTATGTCGGTAAATAGCAGTTTTTTCGCTGTGAATGAATTTAGGACTATTCCAACGCCGGATCAGATCGCATGCTAATCACTTTAAGAATTTTTAGGCGGGAAGTATTTTTGTTGATATGCTGATGGAGACATTTTTGTTCGTTTCTTGAAAAAATGCGAGAATGTAGACAGGTCTTGAAAGCCGAGTTCAATCATGGTCGCCTTGATTGGATTGGGCGCAGCCCTTAGTAGACGCTTAGCTTCTCTTAATAAGCGCAGGTGTATCAATTTAAGTGGAGCAACACTCATATGGTATTTAGTGAGCTTCCTAAGTGCATTTTCAGTCATATTAAGCGCATCTGCATAATAGGCAACATCATGTTGCTCCTTGTAATGTAGCTCGATCAACTCCAGGAATTTATTTAAAGTTACTGAAAGGGATGACGATTGGGGATATCCAATCCGATCCATCAGAATCCGACTAATTTCCTGTAAGCTAATTGATGCACGATTCCCTAAAAGTGGAAATAGCGGTTGAATTCGAGAAAGTTCCGATCCTATTTGTTGTAAATCGTTACGTAGTATTTCAAATTGGTATTCCGTGATGTCTATTATAGGGTGATGCATTAGTAACTTCATATTGATAGGAAGGCAAAGACATAGCTTTTCGAAATTTTGTCTAGAGAGTTTAAACTGATAAGCAGTGGTCTCTTCCATACAAGAGAAGGAACTTGACTGTCCTGGAAAAATTAAATGAATTTGATAGCTTTCTAACGGATATTTTTTCTGGTCAATTAGATGAATACCACCTTTTGATTGCAATAAAGTAAATACAAATTTTTCATTATTCTTAACTTGAATGGTGTAATTTGTAACCCTCCATAATTTGAATAAAAAACCTTGATGTTCTACATGTGAACCACAAACTTTTACATTGCCGGCACAGAATGTAATCCATTTTAATGCGAGAGGATAATTTGGCACGAATTTTAACTATTTTTTAATGTTTGCGTGCGTATTTGACGGACGTTTCCGCTTTCTATGCACACGTGAAAAAAATTATTGATGTATTCGGCGCAGTCGACGCTCAAACTCTTTTGATTGAAAAGCATTGGTGATTAATGTTTCTAGTATTCAAGTTAATATTTTTTTTTGAAATATGGTATTTTTATTGAAAAATAATCGATTGAATAATGAATAATGGATCGTGATACGGTGATTTTGGAGGTCCACTTCTTCGGGGCTATTAAACAAAAAAAGGGTATTTTCG
The genomic region above belongs to Sphingobacterium zeae and contains:
- a CDS encoding SusC/RagA family TonB-linked outer membrane protein — protein: MKPTHVKRRYLFKALGLLIVFMQSAISFAQSIVNGTIRSRDEQPIAGATVKVVGTSVTTRTDQKGSFTVQVDRLPAELQVSYIGYLSQSRKITVAGTQSFVLQSDERQIDEVVVVAYGTQKKNNVVGSVVQIGGDQLKKAPSMNLTNALVGRVPGLTALQQSGRPGADNATLYLRGVGTYGGNRSPLVIVDDIERPLSTLAYLDPSEVETISFLKDAVSTAAYGVQAANGIILVKTKNGRKEQTKVTYDFGYSIGQNTRFPKFLNGPDYMNWYNKGTELDNDFLRNTKQTEAPYIYTQELIDAVANGTNTNPLFGNTDWIGLLADNNSYSQHHAATISGGASKTQYFASVSHMNQDGVIDNTNFKRYNVRTNLKSELNEYLTVGLNIGLRNQNTNLPGISPDNSAYMNPFYQAVRMLPNLPMYAPNGLPVAYQAGAGWVNPIASVANSGYQKLKSNIFQGTANIDFKVPGVTGLLAKVQGAYDYNSDESKSWLTPYPTMGRQRDQVAGDFVAMTTLPGITKTSLRQSFAASYRSTWQASLNYNRTFGDHSIGVLGLYEYAKTHGNQFGAGASNFPISIIQEINYGSASQEDIIKSTGSSDAESARAGFVTRLNYAFRDRYLVELVSRWDASANFAKENRWKSFPAIGLGWVVSNESFFKEAVPFADFLKLKGSIGRTGNDRAQVGSFPYINTLSQNTTPVIVIDGKPVKALYTNAPQNPLLKWEESTTSNVGFESRFLNGKFGFDFEWFYRYTSGILGQVGNLYPASMGGYFPSLANIGEVDNRGFDAQLRYNDRFGEFKLGVTGNINWAKNRYLKLDEANGIPSWQSLIGKPIGTKIGFVKEGMVQTWEEARNTPSPSSGFMAPGFFKFKDLNGDGRITRTDDMTYIGRSNVPELTFGLNFDMAYKGFDFSALLQGAARVDVALAGAYEGSSGTSGVEDNTPFTRPFYNYGNSPYFLVENSWREDNPNAEFPRMSAYKATGMSTNNANANSGWIRKGDYLRLKSVQLGYTFPKGLLNAANIEQVRVFASGSNLFTWDYLKYLDPEMPNVNNGFYPQQRIFEFGLSVTF
- a CDS encoding RagB/SusD family nutrient uptake outer membrane protein, whose product is MKSTLYTSCRQLSFLGLLFMALEGCSVDLIPQDRIAEEKVWADPNSAELYVSGIYAEFKKFQFGQFPNLGYDNAMDALADGMKFTSNTAGNGTVNILVSNSNQFSSASVGLNYWASGYERIRRINEMINGINTKSSLSDAQKQVYEAEGRFVRAYAYFWLVKIHGSVILFKSMDQYTEKDHERSSEEAVYDFILEDLQYAVDHLPLNNLAGRATQGAAYTLMARVGLYAGSIAKYDLKQFNQDPLTGISQARSAEYFKKSADAAQKVIDMANGGLYALDDNFASIFTNKNTKEAIFRVDFAAPDVTHQYDLGYAPPRDAPGNTLVYGVPTAELVNEFEMADGSKFSWQNAAQAAAPYTNREPRFYATILYNGATWKGRTLNTSTTDAIEGFTTFGASGDPKRTVTGYYVRKMLDPTNTTFVQNKSTQSWIEMRYAEVLLIMAEAKAQLGDFASATTYINQLRQKRGLNALSLANNNQAMAAVEHERKVELAFEGHRFWDLRRWRKAHILLDNVKFTGHKISPNGTGLTYEVVSADATNRSFSTKLYYLPIPENEVQLNGALTQIKGW
- a CDS encoding DUF5018 domain-containing protein, with the translated sequence MDKIKFYSLWACAILLGGCQKPNYLERNVKNQLMDFYATIDGKGQDRLFLSTISNDTVYLHVDYYYPIDSDNEVDLSRLMLRASVPADAQVTPGLNGFTDLTAPKKITVTSGNGDAKDYVVIAEKKGNTDISGVKITFKDSEQKVNEVEGILNGNTVTFYVVPGMDLSQSTLSYVINKHSSGSIASGGQVNLANGAEVPLTISGAGNIKRQLKLVVKEPVKLEKGVGISRRLFLKKAADLGFTANSETSCFVSGDYLVIVSRTSPSVFKVYNRFTGAYSHNLTNPFPAGRLIFQGVSDEKGRFMLGTYTPNGQSFVLYKYKDVFDTSPVKLLDLLYSKPAAVAAGDGNIGRKLNWVGDMDGNGQLLASVATSRYLLRWTVENGQIKSTAADVLEYKDGAASLGFLPEYLPLGVGANAELIASTNAELAYVSGSTWGRLAAFPAITGTAMNGGIAFQRFNSADILAQVKLFGSNEIGQMYVYDISDRARIGTTLSSPTYNQLRVYESELFTGGTNGNATSDICMGTSENGQRLQVYMLTTFGYLVAQEFTIYADSN
- a CDS encoding helix-turn-helix domain-containing protein translates to MPNYPLALKWITFCAGNVKVCGSHVEHQGFLFKLWRVTNYTIQVKNNEKFVFTLLQSKGGIHLIDQKKYPLESYQIHLIFPGQSSSFSCMEETTAYQFKLSRQNFEKLCLCLPINMKLLMHHPIIDITEYQFEILRNDLQQIGSELSRIQPLFPLLGNRASISLQEISRILMDRIGYPQSSSLSVTLNKFLELIELHYKEQHDVAYYADALNMTENALRKLTKYHMSVAPLKLIHLRLLREAKRLLRAAPNPIKATMIELGFQDLSTFSHFFKKRTKMSPSAYQQKYFPPKNS
- a CDS encoding alpha/beta hydrolase family protein, which translates into the protein MPKIHLLDYFPSKLISVKRIRFNMLLSLMVLYFIPYPQNAKAQQSDWLTKDIIFGSEGIQLAGSILQPKHARAAIVLVHGSGQEKRMTEFASFLARNGIAVFTYDKRGVGKSEGIYAGPEVGTNNIDSANLNLLAKDAQEAVTTFRQQLDNPNIPIGLLGFSQAGWIIPLAANKNPLIDFFVLYSGAVIPAREQLRFQFFTNGRKDFWDKHTETEARQHVMNDPDRYQFINTDPVASLKTTAAPGLWLFGSQDIQIPVGLSIERLNALKAQGKPFEYCLFPALDHNTNLSASDEPSAIALQWIKSRTKLKFTPSPPVQENHKNTKILGVHKN